From the genome of Populus trichocarpa isolate Nisqually-1 chromosome 15, P.trichocarpa_v4.1, whole genome shotgun sequence, one region includes:
- the LOC18105815 gene encoding pectate lyase — protein sequence MGAVKNYMLLVFFALAMQTSTLKAGIANFDEYWKKRAEEAKEASREAYEPNPAKVTKHFNDEVHKSLEGGNSTRRNLGKNKGPCLATNPIDRCWRCDKNWAKNRKKLGGCALGFGRKTIGGKHGKYYRVTDPSDNDMVNPKAGTLRYGVIQDKPLWIIFAHDMVIRLSEELMVASNKTIDGRGVNVHIYNGAQITLQFVKNVIIHGIHIHDAKAGNGGMIRDSVDHYGFRSRSDGDGISIFGSTDIWIDHISLSNCEDGLIDAIMGSNAITISNCHFTKHNDVMLFGASDSYSGDSVMQITVAFNHFGRGLVQRMPRVRWGFVHVVNNDYTHWEMYAIGGSQHPTIISQGNRFVAPPDPACKEVTKRDYAVESVWKSWNWRSEGDLMLNGAFFVQSGNAIKTMNKQAVISAKPGRYVSRLTRFSGALNCVRGRPC from the exons ATGGGAGCTGTTAAAAATTACATGTTGTTAGTTTTCTTTGCATTAGCCATGCAAACTTCAACTCTAAAGGCCGGCATTGCCAATTTCGACGAGTACTGGAAAAAGCGAGCTGAAGAGGCCAAGGAGGCTTCCCGCGAGGCCTACGAACCAAATCCGGCGAAAGTCACTAAACATTTCAACGATGAAGTGCACAA GTCATTGGAAGGTGGCAATAGCACAAGAAGGAATCTAGGAAAAAACAAAGGGCCATGCCTAGCAACAAATCCTATCGACCGATGCTGGAGATGTGATAAAAACTGGGCCAAAAACCGCAAGAAGCTGGGAGGTTGTGCTCTAGGGTTTGGACGCAAAACCATAGGAGGCAAGCATGGAAAATACTACCGGGTAACAGACCCGTCAGACAATGACATGGTGAATCCTAAGGCAGGAACATTGCGCTATGGAGTGATTCAGGACAAACCGCTTTGGATTATATTTGCTCATGATATGGTTATTAGGCTAAGTGAAGAGCTAATGGTGGCATCAAATAAGACTATTGATGGGCGCGGTGTTAATGTGCACATTTACAATGGTGCTCAAATTACTCTACAGTTTGTGAAAAATGTGATCATCCATGGGATCCACATCCATGATGCTAAAGCTGGAAATGGTGGGATGATTAGAGACTCGGTGGATCATTATGGCTTTCGTTCTCGGAGCGATGGAGATGGGATTTCAATATTTGGGTCAACTGATATTTGGATTGATCATATCTCCTTGTCTAATTGCGAAGATGGCCTCATCGATGCCATCATGGGATCCAATGCCATCACCATATCTAATTGCCACTTCACCAAACATAATGAT GTAATGTTGTTTGGTGCAAGCGATAGTTATTCTGGCGATTCAGTGATGCAAATAACTGTTGCTTTCAACCACTTTGGTCGTGGATTAGTGCAAAGAATGCCGAGGGTCCGATGGGGGTTTGTGCATGTTGTAAACAATGACTATACTCACTGGGAAATGTATGCTATTGGTGGTAGCCAACATCCTACTATCATTAGCCAGGGTAACCGGTTTGTTGCTCCTCCTGATCCAGCATGCAAAGAG GTGACCAAGAGGGACTATGCAGTTGAAAGTGTGTGGAAGTCCTGGAATTGGAGATCAGAGGGGGATTTGATGCTCAACGGAGCCTTCTTTGTTCAATCTGGTAATGCAATCAAGACAATGAACAAACAGGCTGTGATCAGTGCAAAGCCTGGTAGATATGTGAGCAGGCTCACACGCTTCTCCGGTGCTCTCAATTGCGTTAGAGGTAGACCTTGTTAA
- the LOC18105814 gene encoding uncharacterized protein LOC18105814 isoform X1: protein MDHQWRPIPPPHPTSICPICSFSHFPFCPPPPPPPPPPPQYNQSPRFPPPPPPPQPEHPYHSGPPNPYMVVNPNQGWQWHREDGYGHPNPMYDYYRNSAASCINGEADRSYKRPRVDGSIGSGMFGYENNQSPANFFSDDERRLKLIREHGNTTSLYSPFPPTHDDMNNNNWKNQPMPNSAEMRRQQLPIESVYHENNRAFGGHPPPPPPPPPPTSPPPPLPMEPPLLPSPPKSSSALFPVPINSAATNPYLHNNSSGFVSEEWKQSSGKTFLHKKLSPERPIVVDASHLFKMPHRATRPNHIVIILRGLPGSGKSYLAKTMRDLEVENGGNVPRIHSMDDYFMTEVEKVEDGDASKSSSSTRGKKPIVKKVVMEYCYEPEMEEAYRESLLKAFKKTLEEGTFTLVIVDDRNLRVADFAQFWAIAKRTGYEVYISEATYKDPVGCAARNVHGFTIDEIQTMARRWEEAPLIYTQLDIKSLFCGDDLKKNGIQEVDMDTEDGDFGNPSNLQEGKPEKTIVPPIEDAPHVPAKDSKRWDAEEDHPSRLKELGKSKWSDDLDEADTQGSESMRTNNALSGLVQAYQKQRKSVHWSDQVGDTGFSIVAAKKANMLSLVIGPGAGYNLKSNPLSEEERPTSTAGVGKSKQSIFQERLRVEHESFKAVFDRRKQRIGGLDSEE from the exons ATGGATCATCAATGGCGACCAATACCACCTCCTCACCCTACCAGTATCTGCCCTATCTGCTCCTTTTCTCACTTCCCATTCTgtccccctccccccccccccccccctcctcctcctcaataCAATCAAAGCCCTAGATtcccacctccacctccaccaccgcAGCCCGAACACCCGTATCATTCTGGCCCACCCAACCCATACATGGTCGTCAACCCTAACCAGGGGTGGCAGTGGCACAGAGAAGACGGATATGGACATCCCAATCCCATGTATGATTATTATAGGAATAGCGCTGCGAGTTGTATTAATGGTGAAGCTGATCGGAGCTATAAGAGGCCAAGGGTTGATGGTAGCATTGGATCTGGTATGTTTGGATACGAGAATAATCAAAGTCCAGCTAATTTTTTTTCGGATGACGAGCGTAGATTGAAGCTGATTCGCGAGCACGGCAACACAACTAGTCTGTATAGTCCTTTTCCGCCCACACATGAtgatatgaataataataactGGAAAAATCAGCCAATGCCTAATTCCGCCGAAATGAGGCGGCAGCAGCTGCCAATTGAAAGTGTTTACCATGAAAATAATAGGGCGTTTGGCGGACATCCGCCGCCGCCTCCGCCTCCGCCTCCGCCAACTTCACCGCCACCGCCTCTTCCTATGGAACCACCACTCCTCCCTTCACCCCCCAAGTCATCATCTGCTTTGTTTCCTGTTCCTATTAATTCCGCAGCTACCAATCCTTATCTGCATAACAACTCATCTGGGTTTGTTTCTGAG GAATGGAAACAATCCTCTGGAAAAACTTTTTTGCATAAGAAATTGTCTCCAGAGAGGCCAATAGTAGTTGATGCTTCTCACTTGTTTAAGATGCCTCATCGTGCAACTCGCCCCAATCATATTGTGATAATTCTTAGAGGGCTTCCAG GCAGTGGTAAAAGTTACTTAGCAAAGACGATGCGTGACCTTGAGGTTGAAAATGGTGGTAATGTGCCACGAATTCATTCCATGGATGACTATTTCATGACTGAAGTTGAAAAG GTTGAAGACGGTGATGCttcaaaatcttcaagctctacAAGAGGCAAGAAACCAATTGTAAAGAAGGTGGTCATGGAGTATTGTTATGAACCTGAAATGGAAGAG GCTTATCGAGAAAGCTTGTTGAAAGCATTCAAGAAGACCCTTGAGGAGGGAACTTTCACCCTTGTCATtg TGGATGACCGCAATCTGCGGGTAGCTGATTTTGCTCAATTTTGGGCAATTGCAAAG AGAACAGGCTACGAAGTTTACATATCAGAGGCTACATATAAAGACCCTGTA GGTTGTGCTGCTAGGAATGTACATGGTTTTACCATAGATGAAATACAAACAATGGCCCGGCGGTGGGAAGAAGCTCCATTGATTTACACTCAATTGGACATCAAG TCATTATTCTGTGGAGATGACCTGAAGAAAAATGGAATTCAAGAG GTTGACATGGACACTGAAGATGGAGACTTTGGTAATCCATCAAACCTGCAGGAAGGAAAGCCTGAGAAGACAATAGTTCCTCCCATAGAAGATGCACCTCATG TTCCTGCAAAAGACAGTAAGAGATGGGATGCTGAAGAGGACCATCCTTCAAGATTGAAAGAATTGGGTAAAAGTAAATGGTCAGATGATTTAGATGAAGCTGACACACAAGGATCTGAAAGCATGAGGACTAATAATGCTCTTTCTGGATTGGTTCAAGCTTATCAAAAGCAACGAAAATCAGTGCATTGGAGTGACCAG GTTGGGGATACTGGGTTTTCTATAGTTGCAGCAAAGAAAGCAAATATGTTGTCTCTAGTTATTGGACCGGGTGCTGGATACAACTTG AAGTCCAACCCATTATCTGAAGAGGAGCGACCAACTTCAACCGCAGGCGTTGGCAAGTCAAAGCAGAGCATATTCCAAGAGCGACTTCGCGTGGAGCACGAGTCCTTTAAAGCTGTTTTTGATCGGAGGAAACAGCGCATTGGTGGATTGGATTCCGAGGAATAA
- the LOC18105814 gene encoding uncharacterized protein LOC18105814 isoform X4: protein MRDLEVENGGNVPRIHSMDDYFMTEVEKVEDGDASKSSSSTRGKKPIVKKVVMEYCYEPEMEEAYRESLLKAFKKTLEEGTFTLVIVDDRNLRVADFAQFWAIAKRTGYEVYISEATYKDPVGCAARNVHGFTIDEIQTMARRWEEAPLIYTQLDIKSLFCGDDLKKNGIQEVDMDTEDGDFGNPSNLQEGKPEKTIVPPIEDAPHVPAKDSKRWDAEEDHPSRLKELGKSKWSDDLDEADTQGSESMRTNNALSGLVQAYQKQRKSVHWSDQVGDTGFSIVAAKKANMLSLVIGPGAGYNLKSNPLSEEERPTSTAGVGKSKQSIFQERLRVEHESFKAVFDRRKQRIGGLDSEE from the exons ATGCGTGACCTTGAGGTTGAAAATGGTGGTAATGTGCCACGAATTCATTCCATGGATGACTATTTCATGACTGAAGTTGAAAAG GTTGAAGACGGTGATGCttcaaaatcttcaagctctacAAGAGGCAAGAAACCAATTGTAAAGAAGGTGGTCATGGAGTATTGTTATGAACCTGAAATGGAAGAG GCTTATCGAGAAAGCTTGTTGAAAGCATTCAAGAAGACCCTTGAGGAGGGAACTTTCACCCTTGTCATtg TGGATGACCGCAATCTGCGGGTAGCTGATTTTGCTCAATTTTGGGCAATTGCAAAG AGAACAGGCTACGAAGTTTACATATCAGAGGCTACATATAAAGACCCTGTA GGTTGTGCTGCTAGGAATGTACATGGTTTTACCATAGATGAAATACAAACAATGGCCCGGCGGTGGGAAGAAGCTCCATTGATTTACACTCAATTGGACATCAAG TCATTATTCTGTGGAGATGACCTGAAGAAAAATGGAATTCAAGAG GTTGACATGGACACTGAAGATGGAGACTTTGGTAATCCATCAAACCTGCAGGAAGGAAAGCCTGAGAAGACAATAGTTCCTCCCATAGAAGATGCACCTCATG TTCCTGCAAAAGACAGTAAGAGATGGGATGCTGAAGAGGACCATCCTTCAAGATTGAAAGAATTGGGTAAAAGTAAATGGTCAGATGATTTAGATGAAGCTGACACACAAGGATCTGAAAGCATGAGGACTAATAATGCTCTTTCTGGATTGGTTCAAGCTTATCAAAAGCAACGAAAATCAGTGCATTGGAGTGACCAG GTTGGGGATACTGGGTTTTCTATAGTTGCAGCAAAGAAAGCAAATATGTTGTCTCTAGTTATTGGACCGGGTGCTGGATACAACTTG AAGTCCAACCCATTATCTGAAGAGGAGCGACCAACTTCAACCGCAGGCGTTGGCAAGTCAAAGCAGAGCATATTCCAAGAGCGACTTCGCGTGGAGCACGAGTCCTTTAAAGCTGTTTTTGATCGGAGGAAACAGCGCATTGGTGGATTGGATTCCGAGGAATAA
- the LOC18105814 gene encoding uncharacterized protein LOC18105814 isoform X2, giving the protein MDHQWRPIPPPHPTSICPICSFSHFPFCPPPPPPPPPPPQYNQSPRFPPPPPPPQPEHPYHSGPPNPYMVVNPNQGWQWHREDGYGHPNPMYDYYRNSAASCINGEADRSYKRPRVDGSIGSGMFGYENNQSPANFFSDDERRLKLIREHGNTTSLYSPFPPTHDDMNNNNWKNQPMPNSAEMRRQQLPIESVYHENNRAFGGHPPPPPPPPPPTSPPPPLPMEPPLLPSPPKSSSALFPVPINSAATNPYLHNNSSGFVSEEWKQSSGKTFLHKKLSPERPIVVDASHLFKMPHRATRPNHIVIILRGLPGSGKSYLAKTMRDLEVENGGNVPRIHSMDDYFMTEVEKVEDGDASKSSSSTRGKKPIVKKVVMEYCYEPEMEEAYRESLLKAFKKTLEEGTFTLVIVDDRNLRVADFAQFWAIAKRTGYEVYISEATYKDPVGCAARNVHGFTIDEIQTMARRWEEAPLIYTQLDIKSLFCGDDLKKNGIQEVDMDTEDGDFGNPSNLQEGKPEKTIVPPIEDAPHDSKRWDAEEDHPSRLKELGKSKWSDDLDEADTQGSESMRTNNALSGLVQAYQKQRKSVHWSDQVGDTGFSIVAAKKANMLSLVIGPGAGYNLKSNPLSEEERPTSTAGVGKSKQSIFQERLRVEHESFKAVFDRRKQRIGGLDSEE; this is encoded by the exons ATGGATCATCAATGGCGACCAATACCACCTCCTCACCCTACCAGTATCTGCCCTATCTGCTCCTTTTCTCACTTCCCATTCTgtccccctccccccccccccccccctcctcctcctcaataCAATCAAAGCCCTAGATtcccacctccacctccaccaccgcAGCCCGAACACCCGTATCATTCTGGCCCACCCAACCCATACATGGTCGTCAACCCTAACCAGGGGTGGCAGTGGCACAGAGAAGACGGATATGGACATCCCAATCCCATGTATGATTATTATAGGAATAGCGCTGCGAGTTGTATTAATGGTGAAGCTGATCGGAGCTATAAGAGGCCAAGGGTTGATGGTAGCATTGGATCTGGTATGTTTGGATACGAGAATAATCAAAGTCCAGCTAATTTTTTTTCGGATGACGAGCGTAGATTGAAGCTGATTCGCGAGCACGGCAACACAACTAGTCTGTATAGTCCTTTTCCGCCCACACATGAtgatatgaataataataactGGAAAAATCAGCCAATGCCTAATTCCGCCGAAATGAGGCGGCAGCAGCTGCCAATTGAAAGTGTTTACCATGAAAATAATAGGGCGTTTGGCGGACATCCGCCGCCGCCTCCGCCTCCGCCTCCGCCAACTTCACCGCCACCGCCTCTTCCTATGGAACCACCACTCCTCCCTTCACCCCCCAAGTCATCATCTGCTTTGTTTCCTGTTCCTATTAATTCCGCAGCTACCAATCCTTATCTGCATAACAACTCATCTGGGTTTGTTTCTGAG GAATGGAAACAATCCTCTGGAAAAACTTTTTTGCATAAGAAATTGTCTCCAGAGAGGCCAATAGTAGTTGATGCTTCTCACTTGTTTAAGATGCCTCATCGTGCAACTCGCCCCAATCATATTGTGATAATTCTTAGAGGGCTTCCAG GCAGTGGTAAAAGTTACTTAGCAAAGACGATGCGTGACCTTGAGGTTGAAAATGGTGGTAATGTGCCACGAATTCATTCCATGGATGACTATTTCATGACTGAAGTTGAAAAG GTTGAAGACGGTGATGCttcaaaatcttcaagctctacAAGAGGCAAGAAACCAATTGTAAAGAAGGTGGTCATGGAGTATTGTTATGAACCTGAAATGGAAGAG GCTTATCGAGAAAGCTTGTTGAAAGCATTCAAGAAGACCCTTGAGGAGGGAACTTTCACCCTTGTCATtg TGGATGACCGCAATCTGCGGGTAGCTGATTTTGCTCAATTTTGGGCAATTGCAAAG AGAACAGGCTACGAAGTTTACATATCAGAGGCTACATATAAAGACCCTGTA GGTTGTGCTGCTAGGAATGTACATGGTTTTACCATAGATGAAATACAAACAATGGCCCGGCGGTGGGAAGAAGCTCCATTGATTTACACTCAATTGGACATCAAG TCATTATTCTGTGGAGATGACCTGAAGAAAAATGGAATTCAAGAG GTTGACATGGACACTGAAGATGGAGACTTTGGTAATCCATCAAACCTGCAGGAAGGAAAGCCTGAGAAGACAATAGTTCCTCCCATAGAAGATGCACCTCATG ACAGTAAGAGATGGGATGCTGAAGAGGACCATCCTTCAAGATTGAAAGAATTGGGTAAAAGTAAATGGTCAGATGATTTAGATGAAGCTGACACACAAGGATCTGAAAGCATGAGGACTAATAATGCTCTTTCTGGATTGGTTCAAGCTTATCAAAAGCAACGAAAATCAGTGCATTGGAGTGACCAG GTTGGGGATACTGGGTTTTCTATAGTTGCAGCAAAGAAAGCAAATATGTTGTCTCTAGTTATTGGACCGGGTGCTGGATACAACTTG AAGTCCAACCCATTATCTGAAGAGGAGCGACCAACTTCAACCGCAGGCGTTGGCAAGTCAAAGCAGAGCATATTCCAAGAGCGACTTCGCGTGGAGCACGAGTCCTTTAAAGCTGTTTTTGATCGGAGGAAACAGCGCATTGGTGGATTGGATTCCGAGGAATAA
- the LOC18105814 gene encoding uncharacterized protein LOC18105814 isoform X3 — MDHQWRPIPPPHPTSICPICSFSHFPFCPPPPPPPPPPPQYNQSPRFPPPPPPPQPEHPYHSGPPNPYMVVNPNQGWQWHREDGYGHPNPMYDYYRNSAASCINGEADRSYKRPRVDGSIGSGMFGYENNQSPANFFSDDERRLKLIREHGNTTSLYSPFPPTHDDMNNNNWKNQPMPNSAEMRRQQLPIESVYHENNRAFGGHPPPPPPPPPPTSPPPPLPMEPPLLPSPPKSSSALFPVPINSAATNPYLHNNSSGFVSEEWKQSSGKTFLHKKLSPERPIVVDASHLFKMPHRATRPNHIVIILRGLPGSGKSYLAKTMRDLEVENGGNVPRIHSMDDYFMTEVEKVEDGDASKSSSSTRGKKPIVKKVVMEYCYEPEMEERTGYEVYISEATYKDPVGCAARNVHGFTIDEIQTMARRWEEAPLIYTQLDIKSLFCGDDLKKNGIQEVDMDTEDGDFGNPSNLQEGKPEKTIVPPIEDAPHVPAKDSKRWDAEEDHPSRLKELGKSKWSDDLDEADTQGSESMRTNNALSGLVQAYQKQRKSVHWSDQVGDTGFSIVAAKKANMLSLVIGPGAGYNLKSNPLSEEERPTSTAGVGKSKQSIFQERLRVEHESFKAVFDRRKQRIGGLDSEE; from the exons ATGGATCATCAATGGCGACCAATACCACCTCCTCACCCTACCAGTATCTGCCCTATCTGCTCCTTTTCTCACTTCCCATTCTgtccccctccccccccccccccccctcctcctcctcaataCAATCAAAGCCCTAGATtcccacctccacctccaccaccgcAGCCCGAACACCCGTATCATTCTGGCCCACCCAACCCATACATGGTCGTCAACCCTAACCAGGGGTGGCAGTGGCACAGAGAAGACGGATATGGACATCCCAATCCCATGTATGATTATTATAGGAATAGCGCTGCGAGTTGTATTAATGGTGAAGCTGATCGGAGCTATAAGAGGCCAAGGGTTGATGGTAGCATTGGATCTGGTATGTTTGGATACGAGAATAATCAAAGTCCAGCTAATTTTTTTTCGGATGACGAGCGTAGATTGAAGCTGATTCGCGAGCACGGCAACACAACTAGTCTGTATAGTCCTTTTCCGCCCACACATGAtgatatgaataataataactGGAAAAATCAGCCAATGCCTAATTCCGCCGAAATGAGGCGGCAGCAGCTGCCAATTGAAAGTGTTTACCATGAAAATAATAGGGCGTTTGGCGGACATCCGCCGCCGCCTCCGCCTCCGCCTCCGCCAACTTCACCGCCACCGCCTCTTCCTATGGAACCACCACTCCTCCCTTCACCCCCCAAGTCATCATCTGCTTTGTTTCCTGTTCCTATTAATTCCGCAGCTACCAATCCTTATCTGCATAACAACTCATCTGGGTTTGTTTCTGAG GAATGGAAACAATCCTCTGGAAAAACTTTTTTGCATAAGAAATTGTCTCCAGAGAGGCCAATAGTAGTTGATGCTTCTCACTTGTTTAAGATGCCTCATCGTGCAACTCGCCCCAATCATATTGTGATAATTCTTAGAGGGCTTCCAG GCAGTGGTAAAAGTTACTTAGCAAAGACGATGCGTGACCTTGAGGTTGAAAATGGTGGTAATGTGCCACGAATTCATTCCATGGATGACTATTTCATGACTGAAGTTGAAAAG GTTGAAGACGGTGATGCttcaaaatcttcaagctctacAAGAGGCAAGAAACCAATTGTAAAGAAGGTGGTCATGGAGTATTGTTATGAACCTGAAATGGAAGAG AGAACAGGCTACGAAGTTTACATATCAGAGGCTACATATAAAGACCCTGTA GGTTGTGCTGCTAGGAATGTACATGGTTTTACCATAGATGAAATACAAACAATGGCCCGGCGGTGGGAAGAAGCTCCATTGATTTACACTCAATTGGACATCAAG TCATTATTCTGTGGAGATGACCTGAAGAAAAATGGAATTCAAGAG GTTGACATGGACACTGAAGATGGAGACTTTGGTAATCCATCAAACCTGCAGGAAGGAAAGCCTGAGAAGACAATAGTTCCTCCCATAGAAGATGCACCTCATG TTCCTGCAAAAGACAGTAAGAGATGGGATGCTGAAGAGGACCATCCTTCAAGATTGAAAGAATTGGGTAAAAGTAAATGGTCAGATGATTTAGATGAAGCTGACACACAAGGATCTGAAAGCATGAGGACTAATAATGCTCTTTCTGGATTGGTTCAAGCTTATCAAAAGCAACGAAAATCAGTGCATTGGAGTGACCAG GTTGGGGATACTGGGTTTTCTATAGTTGCAGCAAAGAAAGCAAATATGTTGTCTCTAGTTATTGGACCGGGTGCTGGATACAACTTG AAGTCCAACCCATTATCTGAAGAGGAGCGACCAACTTCAACCGCAGGCGTTGGCAAGTCAAAGCAGAGCATATTCCAAGAGCGACTTCGCGTGGAGCACGAGTCCTTTAAAGCTGTTTTTGATCGGAGGAAACAGCGCATTGGTGGATTGGATTCCGAGGAATAA